tggaaagagagagggtgaaatcTGGGGCTATGCAGCAGGCCTTGCTGGGCAATGGTGGGTGTGTGATAGTCTTATCATGGCTGCCCCACACTGTAACGGTCGGAAACATGCCAGTGGCTCGACAGGGAGGAGTGCAGTCCCTCCACAGAGATAGCACCCAACACAGCCGTAATCTGGGAGACACAGGAGCACGGACCAATAGACAGAGGTGCTAGATCCCACTCCGTGTGACACTCCGGTTCCACCACACCACATGACAAATTGTTTCTCCCAGCATGACCTCTTCTACCGTCTCATCTCATGCAAAGCACAGAACTTCATAGTACGTACTGACGCAGGAAGCACAAATGCCTTATCTGGCTCTACTCTAGAAAAGCATGGCACTAGGGTTCTTATTCAAAGAGCTGTTACACACCAAAAATCATCTTCATTTCAGGGGATGGAGtgaaatatatttatttgtaatataCACTGTGACTGTGTTGGAATGAATCTGAAGTGGTAAAACTGAAACAGGATGTCAAAACAAAAGTTTCACGACTTGAAAAAAAACAAGAAGCCAATGGAAAACATATACTGTTTATCGAGTCACATCATATTAGATTATATTGCCCTTAAGGCACAGAAGTCGGATTTTTAAAAAGTAAACAGAAATGTCTAGCACTAAATAGAACATTGCTCAACTGTAGGCCTTTCCAACATATTTTAACACAACTTGCTTTGCTGATCTAATATTACTTATTATCAGATTATCTCTTTCTGATGGAGGATGTTATGAGATTATACAGATTACACCACACTTGAGGGAGGAGGACATGAAACAAATGCACAAACCACTGTTTCAAAGTTTATAACAGCAAGACCAGATCACTCCTTTTCTAAATAACAAGGAAACTCTGGGGGCAGGATCCCAAAGTTTAGGGTAAACTTTTAAAATGGTGATACAACTGATATAGCATTTCAAGTCGGCAAGAGAAAATGTATCAATAGGGTGAGGAGAATTACAAGTGGCTTTATCAATCTGAGACAATATCCAAACATTTCAATTTTATGTGTAAGACCGAAGTATACATTAGAGGGAGGTTTCAGGATTTTGACagtgaggccctttatctacttccccagagtcaaatgaacttgtggataccatttttacaTCAGTGTTGCAAACGGAACCTTATTGGTCTTTTTTTACCAAAGTACAGTACTTGATTTGCGTGGGAGCACACCGGAAGTGAGTACCAGATGGCCCACCTAAACACGAAAAAAAGTCACTTAATGGCAAAGTTGGGTTGGAGCTCGTAAGAAATCGCCTTTCTCTGTCCGATGAATCGTGCAGTATAACTAACAAAAGCGATAAAACATCAAAATGTGTATGAAGTCTTTAGCGCATATATATTAAAAGCATACTAACTGTTTATAAAGTGGTGGAAATGTCCGTTCGACTTGTAGTTAGTGTAACGCAATTAAGAACGTGCCATAAACTCACTccacagctaacgttagcttgaaaTGTCCTGGATGGAGCCATCCAGTTGATAGCTTTCAGGTGGTTCAACCTGTTGGAATGTCAAGTAGAGGATCACTGGTTTAAGCCCAGTATGGGGAAGTTGGTAGGTGATGGAAAGTTAGCAGCACGAGAGAGACCACAAGGACACACCTGATGCATAAACCAAAACCTGACCTTAACTTCATTGTATAGCCTTTTTTTCTTGCAGAGTACAGACTGACAATCGTTACacgagtctgtctctctcctgccccCTTCTGGCTTGAAATTGCTTAGACTTCAGATCACGTTTGAGGGTCTGTGCTATCAGGATACTTGGGCTGTTCCAAGGATCACGCATAATACTGACCGTAGTGAGAATTATTAGACCTGGCTGAATATAGCCTAAGAGGTTTATAGGGATAAACTAAATATTGGAGCTGACATCAAACATGATTCTTCCATAGCCGATATTCGTCAAGTCTAATCATTCTCTCTGGTCGGAACTATAAACACGTCCAATTGTTTCCACCCGTAGGGATTTATTGGTCGAAATGTTTGAGCTTTTTACGAATCAGAAAACCACACTTCAATCTGTAAATTGTTTAGCTAATAAGTCAACTTAAAGGCATTCAAATAACGCAATCAACTCAAACTGTGACAGTTATTTATCCAAAGGTGAGATGGCAGCATCGGGGTTGGACGATTTGAATTTTACAATGAAAGAGATAACTGGCTCCGGCAGCACAAGTGATGAGACGTTCACTGCCAGTGTTGTGCCTGAGAGTTCGTCGACTCTTTCTCTATCAGAGGACAATAAACTCGTCTGTGTGGAATATCCAGGTATTATCTCCAATGTGGACAAGATGCTGGAAAGTATTGGGGGTATACAAGGGATGTCCAAGGTGAGCAAGCAATTCTAGCTAGCTACACACGCCGATCAGCGCATGCGCGACTTGTCACTCGCTTGCTACGTTACTCTGCTTGCAATGTTTatgcatatgtatgtatgtatatagctAGCGACGTATTTTAATGAGAAATTTTATAATTCACACCATATTAGTTCACTGTAGGTAACCGGTGTTAGCTATTTCAGACATACATACCTGCTCACATGTTGTTGTTCCCATAATCACCACCACTATTTGTGTTGttcataataataatgatgatgaacTAAAAAGGAAGTGCTTCTCCACAGACCTATGCTGACCCCAGCAGACGGTTGGAACTTCGCTTTCGTCCCCAGGACCCGTTCTGTCACCCTGTCTGTGGAAACCGTTACCCCTCCACCAACCTGCTGCTGCGCATGAAAAGGAGGGTGCGTAAAGGCAACTCCAAGGAAGCCCAAATCAGCATGGACATCCTGGGTGTCATTGGGACGACATACAAATTCCAAGGTTCAACTTCTTAAACTTCAAACACTTGAGTGTCTGTGACCCCTTTATATCGCTTTATGATTCCTTCCCATTGCCTCCCTACTCTGCTCTGTGCTGTTATTACTCTTAATTGTGTATTTGTTGATGTAAGttgtacactaagtgtacaaaacattaagaacaactgCTCTTTTCAtggcagactgaccaggtgaatccaggctaaagctatgatcccttattgatgtcacttgttaaatccacttcagtgagtgtagatgaagaggaggagatggattAAAGAAGGGTTTTTAAGCCTTGATACGGATTGTACGTCTCAATTGAGGTTGAAggtgcaagacaaaagattttagTGCCCTTGAACTATGGccgtaggtgccaggtgcactggtttgtgtcaagaactgcaacactgctgggtttttcactctcaacagctTCCTGTGTGTAtcgagaatggtccaccacccaaaggatttcgagccaacttgacacaactgggaAGCATTGGACTAAAACCTGGGCCATCATCCCTGTAGAATGCTTACGACAAATTTAGTTTGGGGGGGGAggggttcttaatgttttgtacactcagtgtatattgtgaCTTGTTGCAGGGATGGCAGACTTCCAGTATCTTGCGGTGCATTCAGCAAAGGACGGCTCACACACATCCCTCTACGATAAGATCATCTTGCGTAAACCAGAGAATAATGAGTTCTTTGAGCAGCCTGTgcccctcttccttcctccacCAATCTTCTCTCGCCTGGACAGTGCTGTGGACTACAACTACCGACCTGAAATCCAACACAAGTAAGCAGGGGCACTGGAGCAGTGTTACACTACACAGTTTCACCCTCATCAGAGGTAGTGTGTTCAGCTCAGAAACAAATATGCCAATGGAAGTCAACATGTGTGTCAGCAATTATGGATGAGAATTCCGAACAACAACAACTTTACAAAATGGTGTGTTCCACAACAGGAGCAAAGACAGGAAGCCCCTTATTTAGTTATAAAGATGCAGGTGCTAATAGATTCGGCCATTGGCCAACCCGTAGGGGTTATTAGCTAAACCATTGTGGTCTTGTGTCTTCCGCACAGAGAAGGCCATTGTCCCCCAACAGTCTCCAGGGATAATCTGATTGGTTTGAGTCGAGCCCGTCGGCCTCATAATGCCATCTTCCTCACTTTTAACGACCAGAACATCCCTACGGAGCCCCTGGAGGCTGCCAAGGTCAACTGGAAGAGAGTGTGTGTTCACCCCAGTGACATAAAGGCAGAGGAACAACTGAAGGAGGTTAGTATACTTTACATTGGGCTAAAGAGGTTTATTCACAAGCCATTGTGAAGACTGCATGAAGTCAAAAGCAGGGGCACATGTATTCATGTTTGAAACCATTTTTTATTATGTTAATCACAGGAACATAGCTTTTTTTCAGTTTGAGCCTTTGTTTTTTTATCCTACTGCTAATTCAAGACAGAAGTGTTTACTTAAGTGTTATTAGTCTGTAGGGTAGTTTGTATTTGGTCTCTCTCATTTCGATGCAATTACAATGGACACTCTCAGACCTTGATGACGATACCCAGTGTGCTAGTAGAGGGTGAACACAGATAACCCAGTTTTTTTTGTTgagaaatacagtaccagtcaaaagtttggacacacctactgattcaggccgtcactgaaaataagaatttgttcttaactgacttgcctggttaaataaaggtaaaataaaataaaaattcaagggtttttctttattttgactgttttctacattgtagaataatagtgaagacaaacaatgtaattttttattttacctttatttaactaggcaagtcagttaagaacacattcttattttcaatgacggcctaggaacagtgggttaactgcctgttcaggggcagaacaacagatttgtaccttgtcagctcgggggtttgaacttgcaaccttccggttactagtccaatgctcttaacaactaggctaccctgccgcccctaataacacatggaatcatgtagtaaccaaaaaagtgttaaacaaatgcattttatgtttgagattcttcaaagtagccacccgttaccttgatgacagctttgtatctctcaaccagcttcatgaggtattcacctggaatgcatttcaattaacaggtgtgccttatgttcatttgtgcaatttctttccttaatgcgcttgagccaattagttgtgttgtgacaaggtagggttggtatacagaaggtagccctatttggtaaaagaccatgtccgtattatggcaagaacagctcaaataagcaaagaaaaataaCATTCCATCATCAAGAACATTGAGttacttcaagtgcagtcgcaaacaccatcaagcactatgatgaaactggctctcatgaggaccgccacaggaaaggaagacccagagttacctctgctgcagaggataagttcgttAAAGTTACCAGCCTCCGAAATTTcagcccaagtaaatgcttcatggagttcaagtaacagacatctcaatattagctgcgtgaatcaggcctttatggtctaattgctgcaaagaaactactgctaaaggacaccaataagaagagacttgcttgggccaggtAATAAGAGCAATGgtcattagaccagtggaaatctgtcctttggtctgatttttggttcaaaccatcatgtctttgtgagacgcagagtaggtgaacggattatctcagCATGTGTAGTTTTGAtgcttcactattctacaatgtagaaaatactaaaaataaagaaacccttgaatgagtaggtgtgtcaacttttgactggtactgtacattgaaAGTATAGGGAGCGTTACTTTTTTCACCGCGACCGGTGATCAGTTAACCTGCTTATTTTTACAACTACATCACTGGCATTACCTGTCCAcctattttttataaaaaattgcATCACCATGTATAAAGGATGTTCCTATGGTATTCTTCTATGGAAATTGTACATATCAGAAATGTTTAGTCTATTGCTTTGATATCCCACCTGTGCTAACTTTTCCCAAACCACACTGTGTGTAGATGTTTGAGAGCCGGCCCATCTGGTCCGGGTACGCGGTCAAGGCCAACCTGGACCTCCACCCTGATAAACTGAAGCTGCTGCTCCCTATCATGGCCTACTATATGGTGAGGAGACCTAGACCAGCCAATGGAAAAAGCGATAGAAAACATATCTCCAAAAATAGTATATGTCTGCTATCTAACTGTCACCATGGATACTACAGCCCAAGCTCAAGGTCACATACCTGTACACCATTCATCAGAATGCCAATTGTTTGGCTGTCTGCATATTCTCTGACACCTAACTAATCTATATGGTGAGCAGACCCAGACCAGCAGGGGGTCAATAAAGGGAAATAGGGCATCTCTCTATTTACATGCCATGTCCTATTCAATTCACTTGACTTGAAATGAACCTCTTGAGAGAAGTAGAAGTGGATGGTGGCAAGAGAGAAAGAAGACGCAAACATGAAAATCTATTTGGTCAATAGAATATTAAATAAGTGTCGTGGGAAAAACAGAACGAGTCCTCGCAATATAATCATTGAGTGAGTCAACAGAACAGTCCATTGTTCTTATTTGCCATACAAATTCCATTGAAATCTGATATGTGTATCCTCTAGGTGACAGGCCCCTGGAGGAGCCTCTGGGTGAGATTTGGCTACGACCCTTGCAAGACACCAGAGGCCAAGAAATACCAGGTGCTGGATTTCAGGATCCGCTGCAGTACCAAGCACGGTGAGGAGTGGGGGCAGGTGGAGGTTTGGTTCAATCTAATCTGGAGGGACAATTTAATTCCACAGCCTTTGTTAATCATGCGTTGTTTTACGAGACTGTGTTTTCCCCCCCTGTGACTGTCTTTAGGATATACTATAAATGACATGCCAGTTAAGGCCAAGAGGAGCACTTTCAACTATACCCTGCCAATCACACTTAACAAAGCAGGTGGGTAACTGGGCatatgtctggtgtgtgtgtctgtgcttgtgtgtgtgtgtccatgtgtattAGTGAGGATTGTCTCACTAATGTCCCTCTTTGTTGTTCAGTGCCCCAGGCTGCTAATGTGACAGATTTACCTCCTGAGGGCCCTGCTGGTGGACGTAGTGCAAATATAACCAGATACCAGCTCAAGGTAAGAGACTATAGACTTCCCCACAACTTACTGACTATAAATATTATACTGTACTACCAAGAATGTCACAGTAATAAGACCTCAGAAACCAACCTCCTTTTACCCTGTCTCCTGTTTGTCCAGGATTCCTCATACATATTCCGAGATGGGACCCTGCCCCCCCACAGGCAGATGTTCTACCAGCTCTGTGATCTGGATGTGGAGAGGTAAAATCTGACATGGTATACGGGCGATTCCATTAGAGATTGGCCCAAATATATTTGTTTTCGATCTTCCTGGAATACAATCCATAGAAAGGTCCTTTGGGGGAAGGATGTTTGGCAAaccttaaaaaaaaatctgtatccAAAATTATTATGTTTAACATTGTTGTAGTGTCTTCTTTAAGACACTACAACAATGAGTCACAACAATGAGTCAGTAGATGCTACAAAGCCAGACGTAGCGTCATTTGAAACAGTACTGTGTGCTCTGAAATATGTCTAGTGTTGAGATTAAGAATACCATTTCTGTACATTCATTTATGGTTCTTTAAAAATATAAACCTACATTTCTTAAGTACCCTTTTTGATGTTCATTATTTGGCATATTGTTTTAAACAATATACTCTACAAGTACATAACATTTCTAGAGTTGGTGCTCTGCTACTTTTGAAGTTATGATACATTTTATGAGCAACACCAATATATTGAATGGGAAAATGGATTCAAAGGAACTCCTTCTGCTGGTGACTTACTGAATATGCAATCCTaaaggagggctgtgattggCCTTTAATTTCAATAATTAAATGGGTCAGAGCACACAGTAAGGTTTCACATGACACCAAGAATGGCTTTGTAGCATCTCTAGAGTCATTGTTGTAGTGTCTAAAATAAGGTGTGTGTAAGGCCAAAATGTGAAAAATTGCCTAACTTTATTAATTATTCTAAGGTATGCCAAACATCCTTCCCCCAAGGGACCTTTCTTTGGATTTATTTAATCATACAGTCGAAACataactacagtgccttcagaaagtaatcgtaccccttgaattattccacattttgttgttttacagcctgaattcaaaatgaattaaatgtattatttttctcacccatgtacacacaataccccataatgacagtcatacattttattttttttgaaaaatacaaaaatatctaatttacataagtattcacaatcCTGGGTCTGTACTTTGTAGAAGCTTCTTTGGcattgattacagctgtgagtctttctgggtaagtctcttaagtgctttccacacctggattgtgcaacatttcccAATTTGTAttgttttcaaaattcttcaagctctgtcaaattggttgtgtATCATTTTCAGGTGTTGTCATAGatcttcaagtagatttaagtaaaaactgtaactcggccacacCATTCACATTCTTCTTgggaagcaactccagtgtagatttggcgttgtgttttaggttattgtcctgttgaaaggtgattTCATCTCCCAGTGACTGTTGGttaagcagactgaagcaggagTTCCTCTTTGAagttgcctgtgcttagctccgttCTTTCCTTTTCCAGGAataactccccagtccttaacaattacaagaatacccataacatgatgcaacagccagtatgcttgaaaatatggagagtggtactctgtaatgtattggatttgtcccaaacataacactttgtattcagaacaaaaagttaattattttgcagtattactttagtgccatgTTGCAAACCAGATGCAaggtttgatttaaaaaaaaaaaaaaaaaaaaaaaaaaaaaaaaaaaaaaaaaaaaaaatctgtacaTGCCTCccccttttcactctgtcaattaggttagaatTGTAGAGTAACAacaatgttgatccatcttcagttttcccGGAACACAGCCATTAAaccctgtaactgttttaaagtcaccattggccacATGGTCAATCTCTAAGCGGTTTCCTTCccctctggcaactgagttaggaacaATGCCTGTAtccttgtagtgactgggtgttttgatacaccatcaaaagtgtaattcacaactttaccatgctcaaaaggatattcattgtctgctttttttttattttttacccatctaccaataggtgcccttccttgagaggctttggaaaacctccctgatctttgtggttgaatctgtttgaaatttagtgctcgactgagggaccttacaattatctgtatgtttttttatttttttatttaacctttatttaactaggccagtcagttaagaacacatttttatttacaatgactgcctacccctggccaaaccctaacccggatgacactgggccaattgtgtgtccccctatgggactcccaatcatggccagtcgtgatacagcctggaatcgaaccactctgcactaagatgcagtgccttagaccgctgcgccactcgggagtgtgtgaggtacagagataaggtagtcattaaaaaatcatgttgaacactattactgcacacagCGAGTCCATGCTACTTTTgtgcggcagggtaacctagtggttagagcattggactagtaaccggaaggttgaaagttcaaacccccgagctgacaaggtacaaatctgtcgttctgcccctgaacaagcagttaacccactaggccgtcattgtaaataagaatttgttcttaactgacttgcctaaaataaaataaataaacttgTTAAACAAATGTTTACTCttgaacatatttaggcttgccataacaaaggggttgaatacttattgactcaagacatttcaacttttcgTTTGTAAAccttttgaaaaacataattccactttgacattatgggttttgatgtgtaggccagtgacaaaaaacaTCTTaagtttaatcaattttaaattccagctgtaacaacaaaatgtggaaaaagtcaaggggtgagaatactttctgaaggcactgtatatttggaCCAATCTCCTTTGGAATTGCAGTGGCAAAGGTCTCTGCATGTTGTCTGTTTGTCTAATGTTTTGACCCTGCTCCTGGCTCAGCATAAGGAACGTGATCAGTCGGAACGATGGCCAGGAGGAGGAGTGTGACGAGAGGGATGGCTggtgtctgtcccacacctctgATGACCTCCGAGATATCATGTCCTCCATGATCAAGCAGGTTATCCGTGCCAAGAGGTCAGGTgagacctctctctctaacactggTGCAGCATTCACCTATGATCGACCTGGCAGAGTTTGACTTCATGGTGTTTAGGGGGTTTTGAGTGGTTGTGTGTTGAATTGCAGTTCTTTCATAAGAGTTGAAGGAGAACCCCCTGGTCAGGGATAGAACTGTTACTAAACACAACAAGTGATGACTACAGTCCTTCCCACAGGTCAAGCTGCTTTTT
This region of Oncorhynchus masou masou isolate Uvic2021 chromosome 8, UVic_Omas_1.1, whole genome shotgun sequence genomic DNA includes:
- the LOC135544412 gene encoding general transcription factor 3C polypeptide 5-like isoform X2 is translated as MAASGLDDLNFTMKEITGSGSTSDETFTASVVPESSSTLSLSEDNKLVCVEYPGIISNVDKMLESIGGIQGMSKTYADPSRRLELRFRPQDPFCHPVCGNRYPSTNLLLRMKRRVRKGNSKEAQISMDILGVIGTTYKFQGMADFQYLAVHSAKDGSHTSLYDKIILRKPENNEFFEQPVPLFLPPPIFSRLDSAVDYNYRPEIQHKEGHCPPTVSRDNLIGLSRARRPHNAIFLTFNDQNIPTEPLEAAKVNWKRVCVHPSDIKAEEQLKEMFESRPIWSGYAVKANLDLHPDKLKLLLPIMAYYMVTGPWRSLWVRFGYDPCKTPEAKKYQVLDFRIRCSTKHGYTINDMPVKAKRSTFNYTLPITLNKAVPQAANVTDLPPEGPAGGRSANITRYQLKDSSYIFRDGTLPPHRQMFYQLCDLDVESIRNVISRNDGQEEECDERDGWCLSHTSDDLRDIMSSMIKQVIRAKSSILFWA
- the LOC135544412 gene encoding general transcription factor 3C polypeptide 5-like isoform X1, producing MAASGLDDLNFTMKEITGSGSTSDETFTASVVPESSSTLSLSEDNKLVCVEYPGIISNVDKMLESIGGIQGMSKTYADPSRRLELRFRPQDPFCHPVCGNRYPSTNLLLRMKRRVRKGNSKEAQISMDILGVIGTTYKFQGMADFQYLAVHSAKDGSHTSLYDKIILRKPENNEFFEQPVPLFLPPPIFSRLDSAVDYNYRPEIQHKEGHCPPTVSRDNLIGLSRARRPHNAIFLTFNDQNIPTEPLEAAKVNWKRVCVHPSDIKAEEQLKEMFESRPIWSGYAVKANLDLHPDKLKLLLPIMAYYMVTGPWRSLWVRFGYDPCKTPEAKKYQVLDFRIRCSTKHGYTINDMPVKAKRSTFNYTLPITLNKAVPQAANVTDLPPEGPAGGRSANITRYQLKDSSYIFRDGTLPPHRQMFYQLCDLDVESIRNVISRNDGQEEECDERDGWCLSHTSDDLRDIMSSMIKQVIRAKRSAPYSSGPESSITSQKTPESGEDDEEENEEDEFHPSEGSDNEMQTEMLDYM